A portion of the Oncorhynchus gorbuscha isolate QuinsamMale2020 ecotype Even-year linkage group LG07, OgorEven_v1.0, whole genome shotgun sequence genome contains these proteins:
- the LOC124039249 gene encoding cytochrome c oxidase assembly protein COX19: MSTAMNFSSKSFRPRAPDKGSFPLDHFGECKAFKEKFMKCLKENSYDNSLCRVQSKDYLECRMDNQLMAKEPLEKLGFKDLMDKPSQENKEAKP; the protein is encoded by the exons ATGTCGACCGCAATGAACTTTAGCAGTAAGTCTTTTCGTCCCCGTGCTCCAGACAAAGGATCCTTCCCTCTGGATCATTTCG GAGAGTGTAAAGCATTCAAAGAGAAATTCATGAAGTGCTTGAAAGAGAACAGCTATGATAACTCCTTGTGTCGAGTACAGTCCAAAGACTACCTTGAATGCCGGATGGATAA TCAGCTGATGGCCAAGGAACCTCTGGAGAAGCTAGGGTTCAAAGACCTGATGGACAAACCCAGCCAGGAGAACAAGGAGGCTAAACCATAA